A single region of the Aeromonas hydrophila subsp. hydrophila ATCC 7966 genome encodes:
- a CDS encoding alkaline phosphatase, with amino-acid sequence MKRAINQSMKQNLHKTLVSTALLAALGGAAQAQAADAKNVILFIGDGMGPTVLTATRLYKVGEEGNLEMMKLARSARIKTFSNDAQTTDSAPSMAAYTTGVKMNNEVIAMSSDTKAVAPGKDANGNKGVNNCASDNGKPVPTLLELAKAAGKSVGAVTTTELTHATPAATYSHICHRDAAYAIAAQAVPGGAGFNQALGDGVDVLMGGGANHWTPYNSTSNKGGRADGRDLTAELTAQGYRYVTTKDDLAGVNSGKVLGLFSAKSHLDYELDRVAKGPANTQPSLSEMTAKAIDLLSQNSQGYFLMVEGGRIDHALHGTNAKRSLTDAVALDDAVKTALGKVDLEDTLIVVTADHDHTMTINGYSAKGNKVLDLVKNGDGSTQNDVDGKPFTTLVFGNGPNRPDVRPTLTSDQVMADDYLQETGVKLGSETHGGGDVMLFADGAGSSRFKGTLDNTKVFGKLKEALGL; translated from the coding sequence ATGAAAAGAGCCATCAACCAATCCATGAAGCAGAACCTGCATAAAACCCTGGTCAGTACGGCCCTGCTGGCCGCCCTCGGCGGCGCGGCCCAGGCACAGGCAGCCGACGCCAAGAACGTCATCCTGTTCATCGGCGACGGCATGGGCCCCACCGTGCTCACCGCCACCCGCCTCTACAAGGTGGGAGAAGAGGGCAATCTGGAGATGATGAAACTGGCCCGCAGCGCCCGCATCAAGACCTTCTCCAACGATGCCCAGACCACCGACTCGGCCCCCTCCATGGCGGCCTACACCACCGGGGTCAAGATGAACAACGAGGTGATCGCCATGAGCAGCGACACCAAAGCCGTCGCCCCCGGCAAGGACGCCAACGGCAACAAGGGCGTCAACAACTGCGCCAGCGACAACGGCAAGCCGGTACCCACCCTTCTCGAGCTGGCCAAGGCGGCGGGCAAGTCGGTGGGGGCCGTCACCACCACCGAGCTGACCCATGCCACCCCGGCCGCCACCTACTCCCACATCTGCCACCGCGATGCCGCCTACGCCATCGCCGCGCAGGCGGTACCGGGCGGTGCCGGCTTCAACCAGGCGCTGGGGGACGGGGTCGACGTGCTGATGGGGGGGGGCGCCAACCACTGGACACCCTACAACAGCACCAGCAACAAGGGCGGCCGCGCCGACGGGCGGGATCTCACCGCCGAGCTGACCGCCCAGGGCTATCGCTACGTCACTACCAAAGATGATCTGGCTGGCGTCAACTCGGGCAAGGTGCTTGGCCTGTTCAGTGCCAAGTCCCACCTCGACTACGAGCTGGATCGCGTCGCCAAGGGGCCGGCCAATACCCAGCCGTCGCTCTCCGAGATGACCGCCAAGGCGATCGATCTGCTCAGCCAGAACAGCCAGGGTTACTTCCTGATGGTGGAAGGGGGCCGGATCGACCACGCCCTGCACGGCACCAATGCCAAGCGCTCGCTCACCGACGCGGTGGCGCTGGACGACGCGGTCAAGACGGCGCTCGGCAAGGTGGACTTGGAAGATACCCTGATCGTGGTCACCGCCGACCATGACCACACCATGACCATCAACGGCTACTCCGCCAAGGGCAACAAGGTGCTGGATCTGGTGAAAAATGGCGATGGCTCGACCCAGAACGACGTGGATGGCAAGCCGTTTACCACCCTGGTGTTCGGCAACGGCCCCAACCGCCCCGACGTGCGCCCCACCCTCACCAGCGATCAGGTGATGGCGGACGACTACCTGCAGGAGACCGGGGTCAAGCTCGGCTCCGAGACCCACGGCGGCGGCGATGTGATGCTGTTCGCGGACGGCGCCGGCAGCAGCCGCTTCAAGGGCACGCTGGATAACACCAAGGTGTTCGGCAAGCTGAAGGAGGCGCTCGGCCTGTAA
- the dinG gene encoding ATP-dependent DNA helicase DinG, protein MLSTRLKTTIRNTYRQIADGLPGFVPRKEQNFLVAEIAKTLTGEYDKQRRILVAEAGTGIGKSLSYAQGAIPVARLTQKKLVISTATVALQEQLIHKDLPFYHRHSELPFRFMLVKGRQRYCCEHLLEQAASGSEMANFEFDFGSLSKHKPSESDKSCYQALWQAYTDGKWDGDRDNWPKPITDLCWDRIAADRHTCNKALSHHQHCPFHRARNDMDAADVLVVNHALLLSDLTMGGGIILPPPDECIYVLDEAHHLPTIARDHGAASASVKGSRRWLEKLAQGAGKLARTLNKESLLDPQLKLQDALASLQPDLKALEQWLAANDRLFNEEKHCRFADGVLPDPLPMLAENLKEASKKALRALDRMQGAIGEALKDGEIRRKEAEPLLAESGFYLQRLEGFCALWEMLGRHVPEGKTPLARWMVKSDDGDIWLHASPIEVGYLLEEWLWSRCLGAVLVSATLTALSSFSYFRHQVGLKEHDGTRYLRLRSPFDYQKAELYLPKMEHEPSAPAFTQELISTLPRLLAGKEASLVLFSSYRQMNEVAVGLRAKGLSLLVQGEASRNALLTLHKQKCDGGQASILFGTGSFSEGLDLPGHYLTNLVITKLPFAVPNSPVEEATAEWVEKRGGNPFLQLTVPEASRKLIQACGRLIRKEADRGRVTILDRRLLTKRYGKGLLDALPPFSRRIE, encoded by the coding sequence ATGCTGTCTACCCGTCTCAAAACCACCATTCGCAATACCTATCGACAAATTGCCGATGGCTTACCCGGTTTTGTGCCGCGCAAGGAGCAGAATTTTCTGGTAGCCGAGATAGCCAAGACACTGACCGGGGAATATGACAAACAGCGTCGCATCCTGGTGGCCGAAGCCGGCACCGGCATCGGCAAGTCTCTCTCCTATGCCCAGGGGGCCATCCCGGTGGCACGGCTCACCCAGAAGAAGCTGGTGATCTCCACCGCCACCGTGGCGCTGCAGGAGCAGCTGATCCACAAGGACCTCCCCTTCTACCACCGCCACAGCGAGCTGCCGTTTCGCTTCATGCTGGTCAAGGGGCGCCAGCGCTACTGCTGCGAGCACCTGCTGGAACAGGCCGCAAGCGGCAGCGAGATGGCCAACTTCGAGTTCGACTTCGGCAGCCTCAGCAAGCACAAGCCGTCAGAATCCGACAAGAGCTGCTATCAGGCGCTGTGGCAGGCCTACACCGACGGCAAATGGGATGGCGATCGGGACAACTGGCCCAAACCCATCACCGATCTCTGCTGGGATCGCATCGCCGCCGACCGCCACACCTGCAACAAGGCGCTCAGTCATCATCAGCACTGCCCCTTCCACCGTGCCCGCAATGACATGGATGCGGCCGATGTGCTGGTGGTCAACCACGCTCTGCTGCTCTCCGACCTCACCATGGGGGGTGGCATCATATTGCCGCCGCCGGACGAGTGTATCTATGTGCTGGACGAGGCCCACCACCTGCCCACCATCGCCCGCGATCACGGCGCCGCCTCGGCCAGCGTCAAGGGTTCGCGCCGCTGGCTGGAGAAGCTGGCGCAGGGTGCCGGCAAGCTGGCCAGAACCCTCAACAAGGAGAGCCTGCTCGATCCCCAGCTCAAGCTGCAGGATGCGCTGGCCTCCCTGCAGCCGGATCTGAAGGCGCTGGAGCAGTGGCTCGCCGCCAACGACCGGCTGTTCAATGAGGAAAAACACTGTCGCTTCGCCGATGGCGTCTTGCCCGACCCGCTGCCGATGCTGGCGGAGAACCTCAAGGAGGCGAGCAAGAAGGCACTGCGGGCGCTGGACAGAATGCAGGGCGCCATTGGCGAGGCGTTGAAGGATGGCGAGATCCGCCGCAAGGAGGCCGAACCCCTGCTGGCGGAGAGCGGCTTCTATCTGCAGCGACTGGAGGGTTTTTGTGCCCTGTGGGAGATGTTGGGGCGCCATGTGCCCGAGGGCAAGACACCGTTGGCCCGCTGGATGGTCAAGAGCGATGACGGCGACATCTGGCTGCATGCCTCCCCCATCGAGGTCGGCTATCTGCTGGAAGAGTGGCTCTGGTCCAGGTGTCTGGGGGCCGTGCTGGTGTCAGCGACCCTGACCGCCCTCTCCTCGTTCAGCTATTTTCGCCATCAGGTGGGGCTCAAAGAGCACGACGGCACCCGCTATCTGCGGCTGCGCTCCCCCTTCGATTACCAGAAGGCCGAGCTCTATCTGCCCAAAATGGAACACGAGCCCAGCGCCCCCGCCTTCACCCAGGAGCTCATCAGCACCTTGCCCCGCCTGCTGGCAGGCAAGGAGGCGAGCCTGGTGCTGTTCTCCTCTTACCGGCAGATGAACGAGGTGGCGGTGGGGCTGCGGGCCAAGGGGCTCTCCCTGCTGGTGCAGGGCGAAGCCTCCCGCAATGCCCTGCTCACCCTGCACAAGCAAAAATGCGATGGCGGCCAGGCCAGCATCCTGTTCGGCACTGGCAGCTTCTCGGAAGGGCTGGATCTGCCCGGCCACTACCTCACCAACCTGGTGATCACCAAGTTGCCGTTCGCGGTGCCCAACTCGCCGGTGGAAGAGGCCACCGCCGAGTGGGTCGAGAAACGGGGCGGCAACCCCTTTCTGCAGCTGACGGTACCTGAGGCCTCCCGCAAGCTCATTCAGGCCTGCGGTCGTCTCATCCGCAAAGAGGCGGACAGGGGCCGGGTCACCATCCTCGACCGACGTCTATTGACCAAGCGTTATGGCAAGGGGTTGCTCGACGCGCTGCCCCCCTTCAGCCGTCGGATTGAGTAA
- a CDS encoding amino acid aminotransferase: MFEKVVAAPADPILGLTEAFRADSRSHKINLGVGIYKDETGATPILHCVKKAEQKLLTDEKTKNYLGIEGNIEYGRIVQQLLFGQDSALVASGRAKTAQAPGGTGALRIAAEFVVRNGLAKTIWISDPTWANHVSVFQAAGLSVKWYKYYDAASKGLDFAAMQASLAEVQADDLVLLHGCCHNPTGIDPTADQWRALAKQSAAAGWLPLFDFAYQGFARGIEEDAEGLRIFAECHDELLVASSFSKNFGLYNERVGAFTLVSATKEIADVAFTQVKTVIRANYSNPPSHGAAVVTAVVSDPALYAEWVEEVAAMRVRIREMRELLVEKLAARGVNQDFSFIREQNGMFSFSGLSKDQVERLKSEFAIYIVGSGRISVAGITRANIDPLCDAIAKVL, encoded by the coding sequence ATGTTTGAAAAGGTTGTTGCCGCCCCAGCGGATCCGATCCTGGGCCTGACCGAAGCCTTCCGTGCTGACTCTCGCAGCCACAAGATCAACCTGGGGGTCGGGATCTACAAGGATGAGACCGGTGCCACCCCCATTCTCCACTGCGTCAAGAAAGCCGAGCAGAAGCTCTTGACCGACGAGAAGACCAAGAATTACCTCGGTATCGAAGGCAATATCGAATATGGCCGCATCGTGCAGCAACTGCTGTTCGGGCAAGATTCTGCGCTGGTCGCCAGCGGCCGGGCCAAGACTGCTCAGGCGCCGGGCGGTACCGGTGCCCTGCGCATCGCCGCCGAGTTCGTGGTGCGTAACGGGCTGGCCAAGACCATCTGGATCTCCGATCCCACCTGGGCCAACCACGTCAGCGTGTTCCAGGCTGCCGGCCTTTCCGTCAAGTGGTACAAGTACTACGATGCGGCCAGCAAGGGCCTCGACTTTGCCGCCATGCAGGCCTCTCTGGCTGAAGTGCAGGCAGACGATCTGGTGCTGCTGCACGGCTGCTGCCACAACCCGACTGGTATCGACCCCACAGCGGATCAGTGGCGCGCACTGGCCAAGCAGAGTGCTGCCGCCGGCTGGCTGCCGCTGTTTGACTTCGCCTATCAGGGCTTTGCCCGCGGTATCGAAGAGGATGCCGAAGGTCTGCGCATCTTCGCCGAGTGCCACGACGAACTGCTGGTGGCGAGCTCCTTCTCCAAGAACTTCGGCCTCTACAACGAGCGGGTCGGCGCCTTCACCCTGGTCAGTGCGACCAAGGAGATCGCCGACGTGGCCTTCACCCAGGTCAAGACCGTCATTCGTGCCAACTACTCCAACCCGCCGTCACACGGCGCCGCCGTCGTCACCGCCGTGGTGAGCGATCCGGCCCTCTATGCCGAGTGGGTGGAAGAGGTTGCGGCCATGCGGGTGCGCATTCGCGAGATGCGGGAGCTGCTGGTGGAGAAACTGGCGGCGCGCGGCGTGAACCAGGACTTCAGCTTTATCCGCGAGCAGAACGGCATGTTCTCCTTCTCCGGTCTCTCCAAGGATCAGGTGGAGCGTCTCAAGAGCGAGTTTGCCATCTACATCGTCGGCTCCGGCCGGATCAGCGTGGCCGGTATCACCCGTGCCAACATAGATCCGCTGTGTGACGCGATCGCCAAGGTGTTGTAA
- a CDS encoding alkaline phosphatase — MRKMAGLALMIGAALAAGCNSNNDSSAPAPGAKNVIFFLGDGMGLNTLTAARIYGVGEEGSLTIDTLPETAFIKTFSHDAQVTDSAPSMSAYMTGVKSNNGVISMDSDATQESNCSKSAGKPVTTLLELAKAAGRGTGVVTTTRVTHATPAATYAHLCNRDLEADIAAQLVPGGAGYNSALKEGVDVVLGGGSSFFLPKADKGKREDGRNLIDEMKAKGYQFAGNLDELNKAEAGKPLLGLFGSSHMKYDLDRPASEPSLTQMTLAAIKQLKDQKQGYFLMVEGGRIDHALHDTNAKRALQDTLAFDNAIKATLDEVKKTDPELKNTLIVVTADHDHTLVLNGYAKRTGKTTADNPGVLGLVKNYETGEPSKDADGMPYTIIGFGNGYNRVDGPRSSVAPLDDATVSANDYHQEVVVKVGEIGNETHGGTDVFLGAIGQGADSFHGSLDNTAVFGKVKAAAGL, encoded by the coding sequence ATGAGAAAGATGGCAGGACTTGCATTGATGATCGGCGCCGCCCTGGCTGCCGGCTGCAACTCCAACAACGACAGCAGTGCGCCCGCCCCCGGCGCCAAGAACGTGATCTTCTTCCTCGGCGACGGCATGGGTCTCAATACCCTGACCGCCGCCCGCATCTACGGCGTCGGTGAAGAGGGCAGCCTCACCATCGATACCCTGCCGGAGACGGCCTTCATCAAGACCTTCTCCCACGACGCCCAGGTGACCGACTCGGCCCCCTCCATGTCCGCCTACATGACCGGGGTCAAGAGCAACAACGGCGTCATCAGCATGGACAGCGACGCCACCCAGGAGAGCAACTGCAGCAAGAGCGCCGGCAAGCCGGTCACCACCTTGCTGGAGCTGGCCAAGGCCGCCGGCCGCGGCACCGGCGTGGTCACCACCACCCGGGTGACTCACGCCACCCCGGCCGCCACCTATGCCCACCTCTGCAACCGGGATCTGGAAGCCGACATCGCCGCCCAGCTGGTGCCCGGCGGCGCCGGTTACAACAGCGCCCTCAAAGAGGGGGTGGACGTGGTGCTCGGCGGCGGCAGCAGCTTCTTCCTGCCGAAGGCAGACAAAGGCAAGCGCGAGGATGGCCGCAACCTCATCGATGAAATGAAGGCCAAGGGCTACCAGTTTGCCGGCAATCTGGACGAGTTGAACAAGGCCGAGGCGGGCAAGCCGCTGCTGGGGCTGTTTGGCTCAAGCCACATGAAATATGACCTGGACCGGCCCGCCAGCGAGCCTTCCCTCACCCAGATGACCCTGGCTGCCATCAAGCAGCTCAAAGACCAGAAGCAGGGCTACTTCCTGATGGTGGAAGGGGGCCGCATCGACCACGCCCTGCACGACACCAACGCCAAGCGTGCCCTGCAGGACACCCTCGCCTTCGACAACGCCATCAAGGCAACTCTCGACGAGGTGAAGAAAACCGATCCCGAGCTGAAAAACACCCTGATCGTGGTCACCGCCGACCATGACCACACGCTAGTCCTGAATGGTTATGCCAAGCGTACCGGCAAGACCACCGCCGACAACCCCGGCGTGCTCGGGCTGGTGAAGAACTACGAAACCGGTGAACCGAGCAAGGATGCCGATGGCATGCCCTACACCATCATCGGCTTTGGCAACGGCTACAACCGGGTGGACGGGCCGCGCAGCAGCGTGGCGCCGCTGGACGACGCCACCGTCTCCGCCAACGACTATCACCAGGAGGTGGTGGTCAAGGTGGGCGAAATCGGCAACGAGACCCACGGCGGCACCGACGTCTTCCTCGGCGCCATCGGCCAGGGAGCGGATAGCTTCCACGGCTCACTCGACAACACCGCCGTGTTCGGCAAGGTCAAGGCTGCGGCCGGGCTGTAA
- a CDS encoding histone deacetylase family protein, with protein MSLRIFYHPLYSALTLPARHRFPLAKYQALFERLGSLGYPLAEAAPATPEQIKRVHDAAYVEAALAGTLDADAIRQLGFPWSPLLMERTLRSVGATLAASRHALEQGCGLQISGGYHHAHRDVGSGFCLFNDLVIAAQVCLDEGRCEQVLIVDLDVHQGDGSAALCQGRRDIITLSLHGEHNFPRYKPASHMDFPLPSGMADDAYLTTLAEALNLALRLYAPDLILYQAGVDVHKDDELGYLALSDEGIRQRDAMVFDCALRHGLPIAAVPGGGYRRDWQQLIPLHMSLFEEAKKRYG; from the coding sequence ATGTCACTGCGCATCTTCTATCACCCCCTCTACTCCGCCCTGACCCTGCCCGCGCGTCATCGCTTCCCGCTGGCCAAGTACCAGGCGCTGTTCGAACGGCTCGGCAGCCTAGGCTATCCGCTGGCAGAAGCCGCCCCCGCCACCCCTGAGCAAATCAAACGGGTGCACGATGCCGCCTATGTGGAGGCCGCCCTCGCCGGCACCCTTGATGCAGACGCAATTCGCCAGCTCGGTTTCCCCTGGTCGCCCCTGTTGATGGAGCGCACCCTGCGCTCGGTGGGGGCCACCCTGGCCGCCAGCCGCCACGCCCTGGAGCAGGGTTGTGGCCTGCAGATTTCCGGCGGCTATCACCACGCCCACCGGGATGTTGGCAGCGGCTTTTGCCTCTTCAACGATCTGGTGATCGCCGCCCAGGTGTGCCTGGACGAAGGGCGCTGCGAGCAGGTATTGATCGTCGATCTCGATGTCCATCAAGGGGATGGCAGCGCAGCACTGTGCCAGGGGCGGCGCGACATCATCACCCTCTCCCTGCACGGGGAGCACAACTTCCCCCGCTACAAGCCCGCCTCCCACATGGATTTTCCCCTGCCAAGCGGCATGGCGGACGATGCCTATCTCACCACGCTGGCAGAGGCGCTCAACCTGGCGCTGCGGCTCTATGCCCCCGACCTCATCCTCTATCAGGCTGGGGTCGATGTGCATAAGGATGACGAGCTTGGCTATCTCGCCTTGAGCGATGAAGGGATCCGCCAGCGCGATGCCATGGTCTTTGACTGCGCACTGCGGCACGGGCTGCCCATCGCCGCCGTGCCGGGCGGCGGTTATCGGCGTGACTGGCAGCAGTTGATCCCGCTGCATATGTCCTTGTTTGAAGAGGCGAAAAAGCGCTACGGCTAG
- a CDS encoding porin, whose protein sequence is MKKTILAIAIPALFASAANAAVVYDKDGTTFDVYGRVQANYYGDHNTADSTAASGYKDVDGELVGSSRLGWSGKIALNNTWSGIAKTEWQVSAENSANKFDSRHIYVGFDGTQYGKIIFGQTDTAFYDVLEPTDIFNEWGDAGNFYDGRQEGQVIYSNTYGGFKGKLSYQTNDDKAVKVTDVGQGIKETAVYGADVKRNYGYAAAAGYDFDFGLGLNAGYSYSDLENTKTNNTGDKKEWALGAHYAINGFYFAGVYTQGDLSYDNTTGGDKDKGRGYELAASYNVDAWTFLAGYNFKEAKVNSNTAGAEYKDLLDETLLGVQYAFTSKLKAYTEYKIQGIDKLDDEWTVALQYNF, encoded by the coding sequence ATGAAAAAGACAATTCTGGCTATTGCTATCCCGGCTCTGTTTGCATCTGCCGCTAACGCTGCAGTGGTTTATGACAAAGACGGTACCACTTTTGACGTATACGGCCGTGTTCAGGCTAACTACTACGGTGACCACAATACCGCTGACTCTACCGCTGCATCTGGCTACAAGGATGTTGACGGTGAGCTGGTTGGTTCCTCCCGTCTGGGCTGGTCCGGCAAGATTGCTCTGAACAACACCTGGTCCGGTATCGCCAAGACCGAGTGGCAAGTTTCTGCTGAAAACTCCGCCAACAAGTTTGACTCCCGTCACATCTACGTTGGTTTCGACGGCACCCAATACGGCAAGATCATCTTCGGTCAGACCGATACCGCGTTCTACGACGTGCTGGAACCGACCGATATCTTCAACGAGTGGGGTGACGCAGGTAACTTCTATGACGGTCGTCAAGAAGGTCAGGTTATCTACTCCAACACCTACGGCGGCTTCAAAGGCAAACTGTCCTATCAGACCAACGACGACAAGGCCGTCAAGGTTACTGACGTAGGTCAGGGTATCAAAGAAACTGCCGTTTACGGTGCCGATGTGAAGCGTAACTACGGTTATGCCGCTGCTGCCGGTTATGACTTCGACTTCGGTCTGGGTCTGAACGCAGGTTACTCCTACTCCGATCTGGAAAACACCAAGACCAACAACACTGGTGACAAGAAAGAGTGGGCACTGGGTGCACACTACGCCATCAACGGTTTCTACTTCGCTGGTGTTTATACTCAGGGTGACCTGAGCTACGACAACACCACCGGTGGTGACAAGGACAAGGGCCGTGGTTACGAGCTGGCAGCTTCCTACAACGTTGATGCCTGGACTTTCCTGGCTGGCTACAACTTCAAAGAAGCAAAAGTCAACTCCAATACTGCTGGTGCAGAGTACAAAGACCTGCTTGACGAAACCCTGCTGGGTGTACAGTACGCTTTCACTTCCAAGCTGAAAGCCTACACCGAGTACAAGATCCAGGGTATCGACAAACTGGACGACGAGTGGACTGTTGCCCTGCAATACAACTTCTAA
- the ylqF gene encoding ribosome biogenesis GTPase YlqF produces MSINWFPGHMHKARKEIAEVMPQVDVIIEMLDARIPFSSENPLVPELRGDTPVIKVLNKADLADPEITELWVAHMEQEKGIKALPLTQQEPEKIKQLLTLCHEMLPERNLELRGVRAMIMGIPNVGKSTLINTLAGRIIARTGNEAGVTKSQQRIKLDNNVILTDTPGFLWPKLNPPSCGYRLAITAAIKDTVFDYADIAMFAADYFIKAYPERIQTRYQLSELPETEIELLELIARQRGFMRKGGLADLHKASEILVNEFRSGLLGRISLETPAMVSVEIVEAEAEAEQKAKEKAEREEERQARARRKYAKKRQR; encoded by the coding sequence ATGTCCATCAACTGGTTCCCCGGCCACATGCACAAGGCCCGCAAAGAGATTGCCGAGGTCATGCCCCAGGTCGATGTCATCATCGAGATGCTCGACGCCCGCATCCCCTTCTCCAGCGAAAACCCGCTGGTGCCCGAGCTGCGCGGCGATACTCCGGTGATCAAGGTGCTCAACAAGGCGGATCTCGCCGATCCCGAGATCACCGAGCTGTGGGTGGCCCACATGGAGCAGGAGAAGGGGATCAAGGCATTGCCCCTGACCCAGCAGGAGCCGGAGAAGATCAAGCAGCTGCTGACTCTCTGCCACGAGATGCTGCCGGAGCGCAATCTGGAGCTGCGCGGCGTGCGTGCCATGATCATGGGCATTCCCAACGTGGGCAAGTCCACCCTGATCAACACCCTGGCCGGGCGCATCATCGCCCGCACCGGCAACGAGGCGGGGGTGACCAAGTCCCAGCAGCGGATCAAGCTGGACAACAACGTCATCCTGACCGATACCCCGGGTTTCTTGTGGCCCAAGCTCAACCCGCCCTCCTGCGGCTACCGCTTGGCGATCACCGCCGCCATCAAGGACACGGTATTTGACTATGCCGACATCGCCATGTTTGCCGCCGATTACTTCATCAAGGCCTACCCGGAGCGGATCCAGACGCGCTATCAGCTGAGCGAGCTGCCGGAAACCGAGATCGAGCTGCTGGAGCTCATCGCCCGCCAGCGCGGCTTCATGCGCAAGGGCGGCCTGGCCGATCTGCACAAGGCGTCCGAGATCCTGGTCAACGAGTTCCGCTCAGGCCTGTTGGGTCGCATCTCGCTGGAGACCCCGGCGATGGTGAGCGTCGAGATTGTGGAAGCCGAGGCCGAGGCCGAACAGAAGGCCAAGGAGAAGGCAGAGCGGGAAGAGGAGCGTCAGGCACGGGCACGTCGCAAGTACGCCAAGAAGCGTCAGCGCTAA
- a CDS encoding YccT family protein, protein MKLTVLVPALAGLLWAGSALADAQLEVTNPYVVQLVDGQSINPKLLDKTSTYPIKAGKHQLVVAFEGNYSSRSETKLVTAEPLVINFTAADNQKLVLDYKKPRNEAEAKLFVKEQKVALKDKSSNQVVASEQFVLPKVEGFQLTRDYQQELINMGKAFNQPKTVAISTAAVMAANSAPVQVAPSKAQSNPEALTQLQNWYNKADAETRKAFQIWVIQQQ, encoded by the coding sequence ATGAAACTGACTGTTCTGGTGCCGGCCCTGGCTGGTCTGTTGTGGGCAGGTAGTGCCCTGGCCGATGCCCAATTGGAAGTGACCAACCCCTACGTCGTACAGCTGGTCGATGGCCAATCCATCAATCCCAAGCTGCTCGACAAGACGAGTACCTATCCTATCAAAGCTGGCAAGCACCAACTGGTTGTCGCCTTTGAAGGCAACTACTCCAGCCGCAGCGAGACCAAGCTGGTCACTGCCGAGCCGCTGGTGATCAACTTCACCGCCGCCGACAACCAGAAGCTGGTGCTGGACTACAAGAAGCCGCGCAACGAAGCTGAAGCCAAGTTGTTCGTCAAAGAGCAAAAAGTCGCACTGAAAGACAAGAGCAGCAACCAGGTCGTTGCCAGCGAGCAGTTCGTACTGCCGAAAGTCGAAGGCTTTCAGCTGACCCGTGACTATCAGCAAGAACTGATCAACATGGGCAAAGCCTTCAATCAGCCCAAAACTGTTGCCATCTCCACCGCCGCCGTCATGGCCGCCAACAGCGCCCCGGTGCAAGTGGCCCCGAGCAAGGCTCAGAGCAACCCGGAAGCCCTGACCCAGCTGCAAAACTGGTACAACAAGGCCGATGCGGAAACTCGCAAAGCCTTCCAGATCTGGGTGATCCAGCAGCAGTAA
- a CDS encoding MFS transporter translates to MTTYTRPVLLLLCGLLLLTLAIAVLNTLVPLWLAHDNLPTWQVGMVSSAYFSGNLLGTLLAGVLIKRYGFNRSYYLASALFAIGCVGLGITLGFWSWLGWRFLAGIGCAMIWVVVESALMCSGNARNRGRLLAAYMMVYYLGTVLGQLLVSKLPTGLMEVLPWATGLVLAAILPLLFTRIVSERNEQQGSTRVWPMLRLRQARLGVDGCIISGMVLGSLYGLMPLYLNHRGVSDAGIGYWMAVMVSAGILGQWPVGRLADRFGRLPVLRVQVLVVILGCGAMLGGVAMGPALFVLGAAGFTLYPVAMAWACEKVEHHQLVAMNQALLLSYTIGSLLGPACTALLMQHYSDNQLFIVIAGVSCIYLLMLLRKLGEHPTPVAHA, encoded by the coding sequence ATGACCACCTACACCCGGCCAGTGCTGTTGTTGCTCTGCGGCCTACTGCTGCTCACGCTGGCCATCGCGGTGTTGAACACCCTAGTGCCGCTCTGGCTGGCCCATGACAATCTGCCGACCTGGCAGGTGGGGATGGTCAGCTCCGCCTATTTCAGCGGCAACCTGCTGGGCACCCTGCTGGCGGGGGTGCTGATCAAACGCTACGGGTTCAACCGCAGCTACTACTTGGCCTCCGCCCTCTTTGCCATTGGTTGTGTCGGGCTCGGTATCACCCTTGGTTTCTGGAGCTGGCTCGGCTGGCGGTTCCTCGCCGGCATCGGCTGCGCCATGATCTGGGTGGTGGTGGAGAGTGCGTTGATGTGCAGCGGCAACGCGCGCAATCGAGGGCGGCTGCTGGCCGCCTACATGATGGTCTACTACCTGGGGACCGTGCTTGGGCAACTGCTGGTCAGCAAGCTGCCGACCGGCCTGATGGAGGTACTGCCCTGGGCGACCGGGCTGGTATTGGCGGCTATCCTGCCGCTGTTGTTCACCCGCATCGTCAGTGAGCGCAATGAGCAACAAGGGAGCACCCGGGTCTGGCCTATGCTGCGGCTACGACAGGCGCGGCTCGGGGTCGATGGTTGCATCATCTCCGGCATGGTATTGGGGTCGCTGTACGGCCTGATGCCGCTTTATCTGAACCATCGGGGGGTGAGCGATGCCGGCATTGGCTACTGGATGGCGGTGATGGTGAGCGCGGGTATCCTGGGGCAGTGGCCGGTGGGCCGTCTGGCGGATCGGTTCGGCCGCTTACCGGTGCTGCGGGTACAGGTGCTGGTGGTGATCCTGGGGTGCGGGGCCATGCTCGGCGGTGTGGCGATGGGCCCGGCGCTGTTTGTGCTGGGCGCCGCCGGTTTCACCCTCTACCCGGTGGCCATGGCGTGGGCCTGCGAGAAGGTCGAGCACCATCAGCTGGTGGCGATGAATCAGGCGCTGCTGCTGAGCTACACCATCGGCAGCCTGCTGGGCCCGGCCTGTACCGCGCTGTTGATGCAGCATTACTCGGACAATCAGCTGTTCATCGTGATCGCCGGCGTGTCGTGCATTTATCTGCTGATGTTGCTGCGCAAGCTGGGTGAACACCCGACGCCGGTGGCCCACGCCTGA